The following proteins come from a genomic window of Terriglobia bacterium:
- a CDS encoding transposase, with product MLHPIHDLFRQRIYGIACGYADCNDAARLANDPVQKLLLDRDPIR from the coding sequence GTGCTTCATCCCATCCACGACCTGTTTCGACAGCGCATCTATGGCATCGCCTGCGGCTATGCCGACTGCAACGACGCTGCCCGTCTTGCCAACGATCCCGTTCAGAAACTCCTTCTGGATCGTGATCCGATCAGATGA
- a CDS encoding transposase has translation MAMLKASFAKTKIRICLDGGFANPELLDYLEMEEVEYVLGMASNARLLKRARRLMGKARIKSRTTGATEDVFGDTLYAAKKWSHRRRIIIKAEVAREDGRKPRDNPRFVIQIRKSFLASLMPIHELIGLTQTLLSRVAFRPEQSTNPALSNVNLFIIGFARFKRWRKLETILKFDLGAGRGRDAPDGSEDSRYRYSPSLGHGGHCQASGLRVCLGQTKREPPDPARQHLQPLLLVDCQSGRRCAADLPPTRGDRSHPYFD, from the coding sequence ATGGCGATGCTGAAAGCCAGTTTCGCGAAAACCAAGATCCGGATTTGTCTTGACGGCGGGTTTGCCAACCCCGAGCTTCTCGACTACCTCGAAATGGAAGAGGTCGAATACGTTCTCGGGATGGCGAGCAACGCCAGGCTGCTCAAGCGCGCTCGCAGGCTGATGGGGAAGGCGCGCATAAAATCCCGTACCACCGGAGCGACCGAAGATGTCTTCGGTGACACCCTCTACGCAGCCAAGAAATGGTCTCATCGCCGGCGGATCATCATCAAAGCCGAGGTAGCCCGGGAAGACGGACGCAAGCCCAGGGATAATCCTCGATTCGTTATTCAGATCAGAAAAAGCTTTTTGGCCTCGCTTATGCCCATTCATGAATTAATCGGGCTAACGCAAACCCTGTTGAGCCGAGTTGCCTTTCGACCGGAACAGAGCACAAATCCCGCACTCTCCAATGTCAATTTGTTTATAATCGGATTCGCGCGCTTCAAAAGATGGCGAAAGCTGGAAACAATCCTCAAATTTGATCTTGGGGCAGGGAGAGGACGAGATGCACCTGATGGATCAGAGGATTCTCGGTATCGCTATTCTCCTTCTCTTGGGCATGGTGGTCATTGCCAAGCGAGCGGCCTCCGGGTCTGTCTTGGACAAACCAAAAGGGAGCCTCCTGATCCAGCTCGTCAACATCTTCAACCTCTTCTTCTTGTTGATTGTCAATCCGGCCGCCGCTGTGCTGCTGATCTTCCGCCGACTAGAGGCGATCGATCCCACCCGTATTTTGATTGA
- a CDS encoding isoprenylcysteine carboxylmethyltransferase family protein, with protein sequence MLLIFRRLEAIDPTRILIDAPSSLVALELAGSVFYVTGFLLMAWALLSLGRNYQLGGTAPRDTDEMIIAGPYRMIRHPMYAAALSISFGLTCLVQSFAFLSVFCIYLVLIFLMIPLEEEGLQQAYREKFVAYKQSTARLFPFVY encoded by the coding sequence GTGCTGCTGATCTTCCGCCGACTAGAGGCGATCGATCCCACCCGTATTTTGATTGACGCGCCTTCATCATTGGTTGCTCTGGAACTGGCAGGGTCGGTTTTTTATGTGACGGGATTTCTCCTCATGGCGTGGGCACTCCTCAGCCTGGGGCGCAATTACCAGTTGGGGGGAACCGCCCCGCGAGACACCGATGAAATGATCATCGCCGGGCCATACCGAATGATCAGACACCCGATGTACGCCGCGGCGTTGAGTATCTCATTCGGGCTTACCTGCCTGGTTCAATCGTTTGCTTTCCTTTCGGTGTTTTGCATTTATCTCGTGTTGATTTTCCTGATGATTCCATTGGAGGAAGAGGGCTTGCAGCAGGCATATCGCGAGAAGTTTGTCGCCTATAAGCAAAGTACAGCAAGACTATTTCCATTTGTTTATTGA
- a CDS encoding NAD(P)H-dependent oxidoreductase — translation MKVLTVYAHPNQKSFCGAILEKFTQGLQAAGHTSEVVDLYAIRFDPVFRTADFASYINEGIPKEVLERMNLKKYVLDNAGGPLKRFLASAWLRGKDDTAIAKFIHEHRPKDVVEQWEKVRQAQGLVFIAPVFWLAFPAILKGWFERVFSYGNAYALTPEGWDGHAKGRVPLLPHEKALVISTKHFGEEDYKVYWELPMSRVIDDWGLRYPGVKRVEHAYFYGVSWVDDCTRQSYLERAYKLGKNFAES, via the coding sequence ATGAAAGTCTTGACGGTGTATGCCCATCCGAATCAAAAGTCATTTTGCGGTGCCATTCTCGAGAAATTCACCCAGGGATTGCAGGCGGCAGGCCACACAAGCGAGGTCGTCGACCTGTATGCGATCCGATTTGACCCGGTTTTCCGCACGGCGGACTTTGCCAGTTACATCAATGAGGGCATTCCGAAGGAAGTGCTCGAACGGATGAATCTAAAGAAATATGTTCTGGACAATGCGGGTGGGCCGCTAAAGAGGTTTCTTGCCTCGGCATGGTTGCGTGGCAAGGATGACACGGCCATAGCAAAATTCATTCACGAGCACAGGCCCAAGGATGTTGTCGAACAGTGGGAAAAGGTACGGCAAGCGCAAGGCCTCGTGTTTATCGCGCCTGTATTTTGGCTTGCTTTCCCCGCAATCCTCAAGGGCTGGTTCGAGCGGGTCTTTTCTTACGGTAATGCTTACGCCCTGACCCCTGAGGGCTGGGACGGCCATGCAAAGGGCCGAGTGCCGTTGCTTCCCCACGAAAAAGCCCTGGTCATCAGCACGAAGCACTTTGGAGAGGAGGATTACAAGGTCTACTGGGAACTGCCGATGTCCCGAGTCATTGACGACTGGGGATTGCGATACCCAGGTGTAAAGCGGGTAGAACATGCCTATTTCTACGGCGTGTCCTGGGTGGATGACTGCACCAGACAGAGTTATCTCGAACGAGCCTACAAATTGGGTAAGAACTTTGCCGAGTCTTGA
- a CDS encoding glycosyltransferase family 39 protein — MAIVSAETSNAHESRWTSGPALVLYVAAAALALQLLTAFRYGIFRDELYYLACAEHLDWGYVDHPPLTPLLAFLERHIGGESLLSIRFLPAAAFAVTVWLAGLIARQLGGGRFAQLIAVLAILLAPTYLLFFHLMTVNAFEPPLWMAAAYIVIRVIQTGNQKLWLWFGLIAGIGIENKYGMLFFGCGIAVGLLLTRTRSAFRRPWIWAGCAIALAIWLPNLVWEFRRHWPFWNSCTMFAPADVMCSWAPWLSLLSKRFSCYQSVCRFGSQGCGGSSSDASEDQAFGAVTPHSAGRLLPYTCCSTFCTERFTI; from the coding sequence ATGGCCATAGTCTCAGCAGAGACGTCCAATGCACACGAAAGCCGCTGGACCTCTGGCCCGGCGCTCGTACTTTACGTCGCCGCAGCTGCGCTTGCCCTGCAACTGCTGACCGCCTTTCGCTACGGCATCTTTCGCGACGAACTCTACTACCTCGCCTGCGCTGAACACCTCGACTGGGGATATGTTGACCATCCGCCGCTCACGCCCCTTCTCGCGTTCCTAGAACGTCACATCGGTGGAGAATCGCTGCTCTCAATCCGTTTTCTGCCGGCCGCAGCCTTTGCCGTTACCGTGTGGCTTGCCGGGCTTATTGCACGTCAGCTTGGCGGCGGACGGTTCGCTCAGTTGATTGCTGTACTGGCGATTCTGCTCGCCCCGACATATCTGCTGTTTTTTCACCTGATGACAGTCAACGCATTCGAGCCACCCCTTTGGATGGCGGCGGCCTACATTGTGATACGAGTGATCCAAACGGGGAATCAGAAGCTCTGGTTGTGGTTCGGCCTCATTGCCGGCATCGGCATCGAGAACAAGTATGGCATGCTCTTTTTCGGTTGCGGCATAGCCGTTGGGCTGTTGCTGACGCGCACGCGCAGTGCTTTCCGTCGACCGTGGATCTGGGCGGGTTGTGCAATCGCCCTGGCGATATGGCTGCCAAACCTCGTCTGGGAATTCCGCCGCCACTGGCCCTTCTGGAACTCATGCACAATGTTCGCGCCAGCGGACGTGATGTGCAGTTGGGCCCCGTGGCTTTCTTTGCTCAGCAAGCGTTTTTCCTGCTACCAGTCAGTCTGCCGATTTGGCTCGCAGGGCTGTGGTGGTTCTTCTTCGGACGCGAGCGAGGATCAGGCATTCGGGGCCGTTACGCCGCACTCGGCTGGACGTTTGTTGCCGTATACCTGCTGTTCTACTTTCTGCACGGAAAGGTTTACTATCTGA
- a CDS encoding HNH endonuclease, with translation MNPAPLCGECERVGRLTATAVVDHIVPHKGDSRLFGDESNWQAL, from the coding sequence CTGAATCCCGCCCCACTTTGCGGCGAGTGCGAGCGAGTGGGACGGCTCACGGCCACAGCGGTCGTGGACCACATTGTTCCTCACAAGGGCGATTCCAGACTTTTTGGGGATGAGTCGAATTGGCAGGCGCTTTGA
- a CDS encoding HK97 family phage prohead protease gives MIRSGAFAGSLASGRDILALVDHDRTRILARTRSGSLKLTEDSNGLQFELSVPATQPGRDVLALAERGDLGGMSFAFTVPRNGERWTGRKRELLAVDLHEISVVSAWPAYEGTIVVPRSATPRLNVASRYLETI, from the coding sequence GTGATCCGATCCGGCGCTTTCGCCGGCAGTCTCGCCAGCGGCAGGGACATCCTGGCTTTGGTCGATCATGACCGAACGCGGATCCTCGCGCGGACGCGTAGCGGCAGTCTCAAGCTGACCGAAGACAGCAACGGACTGCAATTTGAATTATCCGTCCCTGCCACGCAGCCCGGCCGGGACGTGCTGGCGCTGGCCGAACGCGGCGACCTGGGCGGCATGAGTTTCGCGTTTACCGTGCCGAGGAACGGCGAACGCTGGACCGGCCGCAAGCGGGAGCTGCTGGCCGTGGACCTGCACGAAATCAGCGTTGTGTCCGCGTGGCCGGCATACGAAGGGACTATCGTGGTCCCGCGATCAGCAACGCCGCGGCTGAACGTGGCATCCCGTTACCTGGAGACAATCTGA
- a CDS encoding phage portal protein, whose amino-acid sequence MKLLKRIANLLDPERRSMSSRDPVLARALGSLDMGGYLVNPRTAENLSTVLACVGAISSGIASLPAYVYRNVANGRELDDNHAIARLIASGPNQHQTWADWCEWTMASVLLRGNALSEIVTDGAGAVVGLRPVPWEWVAVQLLPNGRLVYDVSEVTSIYGGTGGTRRVLQDEVFHLRDRTDDGLIGRSRLQRAAAVVQAGLSIQTFANSLYENGANPSGVLEIAGKLSQEDFQYLVQRFRDVYSGPQHAAKVMVLDQGLTWKQVSVSPEDAEFLASRQFTVEELARLFNVPPPIIGDLQYGTFSNVETLLRWFAQNTLSPWIRKMEAEFTRSVFGASRTHRLEIDLSGLMRGDPAQRWAAWEIAVRNNILTADEVRQEEGWNPQSVQTVD is encoded by the coding sequence ATGAAACTGCTGAAACGCATTGCAAACCTTCTGGACCCGGAACGGCGCAGCATGTCGAGCCGGGATCCCGTGCTTGCGCGAGCGCTGGGCAGCCTGGACATGGGTGGATACCTTGTCAATCCGAGGACTGCCGAGAACCTGTCAACGGTTTTGGCTTGCGTGGGCGCGATCAGCTCTGGAATCGCATCCCTGCCGGCCTACGTCTATCGCAACGTCGCGAACGGCAGGGAGTTGGACGATAACCATGCTATCGCGCGTCTGATTGCTTCTGGACCGAACCAGCATCAAACGTGGGCCGACTGGTGCGAATGGACAATGGCGAGCGTCCTGCTGCGTGGCAATGCTCTTTCGGAGATTGTCACGGACGGCGCCGGCGCTGTCGTGGGCCTGCGGCCGGTTCCGTGGGAGTGGGTCGCAGTCCAGCTCCTGCCAAACGGCCGTCTGGTGTACGACGTATCGGAAGTAACCAGCATCTACGGCGGTACCGGAGGAACGCGGCGAGTGCTCCAGGATGAGGTGTTCCATTTACGGGACCGCACAGACGATGGCCTGATCGGTCGCAGCCGACTGCAACGCGCTGCGGCCGTGGTCCAGGCAGGACTCAGCATCCAGACCTTTGCCAATTCCCTGTACGAGAATGGCGCGAATCCAAGCGGAGTGCTGGAAATCGCGGGCAAGCTGTCGCAGGAAGACTTCCAATATCTCGTGCAACGATTCCGGGATGTCTATTCGGGACCGCAACACGCGGCGAAGGTCATGGTTTTGGACCAGGGACTTACGTGGAAGCAAGTGTCCGTCAGTCCGGAGGACGCCGAATTCCTTGCTTCCAGGCAATTCACTGTTGAAGAGCTGGCCAGGCTGTTCAACGTCCCACCACCGATCATTGGTGATTTGCAGTACGGGACGTTCAGCAACGTCGAAACCCTACTGCGTTGGTTTGCACAGAACACGCTGTCTCCCTGGATTCGCAAAATGGAAGCGGAATTCACTCGCAGCGTGTTTGGCGCGTCCAGAACGCATCGGCTGGAAATCGACCTTTCCGGCCTGATGCGCGGCGATCCGGCGCAACGCTGGGCGGCATGGGAAATCGCAGTTAGGAATAACATTCTGACCGCTGATGAAGTAAGGCAGGAGGAAGGCTGGAATCCACAGTCAGTGCAGACGGTTGATTAG
- a CDS encoding tyrosine-type recombinase/integrase produces MPIINFTVRKLDSLKPQATRVDYYDASLPGFVLRVTPSGEKVFSVLYRIGGYRRRYTLGGFPVLQLVDARERARDALELVRRGIDPVEEQKRREEAEVARRVEGFTFEFLAKKFLGEHVKKLRSAREVRRSFDRYLLPQFGKTKARELKRSAVRDYLDNMAKTRPVMANRCLAYVRKMYNWALSKDLVEVSPVSGIPRPGAERKRDRVLSEAEIKAIWKALDKERLIPAAAFRLRLLTAQRGGEVHSMRWRDIDGDWWIIPTEFSKNKLSHRVPLSPQAQKIIDQVQSATDLQDAKAGRPRSEWVFPNPANRAEHVGEMQKLVQRVRRASEVSFRAHDFRRTAASMMAGMGVPRLVVGKILNHIETGVTSVYDRHSYDKEKQEALNAWGARLSRIVSDLELVGMKNDQA; encoded by the coding sequence ATGCCAATAATCAACTTCACGGTGAGAAAATTGGACAGCCTCAAGCCGCAGGCGACCCGTGTCGACTATTATGATGCTTCCCTGCCCGGATTTGTATTACGCGTGACCCCCAGCGGCGAAAAGGTCTTCTCGGTGCTGTATCGCATTGGGGGTTACAGAAGGCGCTATACGCTTGGAGGATTCCCCGTGCTGCAGCTCGTTGACGCGCGTGAGCGGGCAAGGGATGCCCTGGAACTTGTGCGGCGCGGCATCGATCCAGTCGAGGAGCAGAAACGACGCGAGGAAGCGGAGGTCGCGCGTCGCGTAGAAGGGTTCACCTTCGAGTTTTTGGCGAAGAAATTCCTGGGAGAACACGTGAAAAAACTGCGCTCGGCGCGAGAGGTCAGGAGGTCTTTCGACCGGTACCTCCTGCCCCAGTTTGGAAAAACCAAAGCCAGGGAGTTAAAAAGGTCGGCGGTGCGCGACTATCTGGACAACATGGCGAAGACAAGACCTGTGATGGCAAACAGGTGCTTGGCCTATGTACGCAAGATGTACAACTGGGCCCTGTCAAAAGACCTCGTGGAAGTCAGCCCAGTCTCCGGAATACCGCGCCCTGGAGCTGAGCGGAAGCGGGACCGCGTCCTGTCGGAAGCTGAAATCAAGGCGATCTGGAAAGCGCTCGACAAAGAGCGGCTAATCCCGGCCGCCGCATTCCGGCTCCGTCTGCTGACGGCTCAGCGAGGGGGCGAAGTGCACTCCATGCGTTGGAGGGATATCGACGGTGACTGGTGGATTATTCCGACGGAGTTTTCCAAAAACAAGCTGAGTCACCGAGTCCCGCTTTCGCCGCAGGCACAGAAGATCATTGATCAAGTCCAGTCGGCCACGGACTTGCAGGATGCGAAAGCTGGACGGCCTCGCAGCGAATGGGTATTTCCAAACCCGGCAAACAGGGCTGAGCACGTCGGAGAAATGCAGAAACTAGTGCAACGGGTCCGCCGGGCCTCAGAAGTGTCCTTCCGGGCACATGATTTCAGACGTACGGCGGCAAGCATGATGGCAGGAATGGGCGTGCCCAGGTTGGTGGTCGGAAAGATCCTGAACCATATCGAGACAGGCGTTACCAGTGTTTACGACCGCCACAGCTACGACAAGGAAAAACAGGAGGCGCTCAATGCCTGGGGCGCCCGGCTCTCCCGAATTGTAAGCGACCTGGAGTTGGTCGGGATGAAAAACGATCAGGCATAG
- a CDS encoding ATP-binding protein, whose protein sequence is METHKLYPRFASKRLKEALADTPVVLIHGPRQSGKTTLARGLGEPLGYSYFTFDNPALTHAAEADPTGFVDDLPERAILDEVQRVPGLFSALKIAVDRRRVPGRFLLTGSANILLVPKLSESLAGRMEVLRIHPLAQCEIAGKESGFIDGLFDASFKIANVERLGRSLPELVAAGGYPEALIRTNSKRRSAWYREYIDALTQRDVRELARIRSLDVLPPLLERAAAQSSCLFNINELASPFQLSYPTIREYITLLERVFLIEELRPWHSNRISRLIKTPKLHLGDAGLACALLGLDAAGLAKDRAALGMLLETFAFQELRRQASWHEDDIRFHHFRDRDGFEVDIVMERRGHELAGVEVKASATVTSADFRGLRKLKDAAGSRFNAGVVLYDGEAIAGFGDRMYAVPIRLLWELR, encoded by the coding sequence ATGGAAACTCATAAATTATACCCCCGCTTCGCGTCAAAACGCTTGAAGGAGGCTCTTGCCGACACGCCCGTCGTTCTCATTCATGGTCCGCGCCAGTCAGGAAAGACCACGCTTGCCCGGGGATTAGGCGAACCGCTGGGATATTCCTATTTCACCTTCGACAATCCTGCCCTCACGCATGCCGCAGAGGCTGATCCGACCGGTTTTGTGGATGATCTGCCTGAGCGAGCGATCCTTGATGAGGTCCAGCGCGTTCCCGGGCTTTTCTCGGCTCTTAAGATCGCAGTCGACCGTCGACGTGTGCCGGGCAGATTCCTCCTCACCGGATCTGCCAACATTCTGCTTGTGCCGAAACTCTCGGAATCTCTCGCCGGGAGGATGGAGGTCCTTCGCATTCATCCGCTGGCGCAATGTGAGATCGCCGGTAAGGAATCCGGCTTTATCGATGGTCTTTTCGACGCATCATTCAAAATAGCAAATGTGGAGCGTCTCGGGAGATCACTCCCGGAACTCGTGGCTGCCGGTGGCTATCCCGAAGCGCTTATTCGTACAAATTCAAAAAGGCGCTCCGCATGGTATCGCGAGTATATAGACGCTTTGACGCAGCGGGATGTGCGCGAACTGGCTCGCATCCGGTCTCTCGACGTTTTGCCGCCGCTCCTGGAACGCGCCGCAGCACAATCCTCGTGCCTGTTCAACATAAACGAACTTGCATCTCCGTTCCAGTTGAGCTATCCGACCATTCGCGAATATATCACACTGCTGGAACGGGTTTTTCTGATTGAAGAACTCCGCCCTTGGCACTCCAATCGCATCAGCCGTTTGATCAAGACTCCCAAACTGCATCTGGGCGACGCTGGGCTCGCCTGCGCCCTTCTGGGCCTCGACGCGGCGGGACTTGCAAAAGACAGAGCCGCACTCGGCATGCTGCTTGAGACGTTTGCATTCCAGGAGCTTCGACGGCAGGCAAGCTGGCATGAGGATGACATCCGCTTCCATCATTTCCGCGACCGGGACGGCTTCGAGGTCGACATCGTCATGGAACGCCGGGGCCACGAGCTCGCGGGCGTCGAGGTGAAGGCCTCGGCGACCGTCACTTCGGCCGATTTCCGCGGGCTGCGCAAGCTAAAAGACGCCGCGGGCAGCCGTTTCAACGCGGGAGTGGTGCTGTACGACGGCGAAGCCATTGCAGGATTTGGCGACCGAATGTATGCCGTGCCGATCCGCTTGTTATGGGAGCTGAGATGA